One genomic window of Hemitrygon akajei chromosome 1, sHemAka1.3, whole genome shotgun sequence includes the following:
- the LOC140727475 gene encoding voltage-gated inwardly rectifying potassium channel KCNH2-like isoform X4: MQAGRRRFQNPGLLQVLSLGADVLPEYKLQAPRIHKWTILHYSPFKAVWDWLILLLVIYTAIFTPYSAAFLLNDQEEVRRRDCGYSCNPLSVVDLMVDIMFMIDIFINFRTTYVNGNDEVVSNPARIAIHYFKGWFLIDMVAAIPFDLLIFRSGSEETTTLIGLLKTARLLRLVRVARKLDRYSEYGAAVLFLLMCTFALIAHWLACIWYAIGNVERTFLQPRIGWLDSLGDQIGKQYHENDTSSGPTIKDKYVTALYFTFSSLTSVGFGNVSPNTNSEKIFTICVMLIGSLMYASIFGNVSAIIQRLYSGTARYHTQMLRIREFIRFHQIPNPLRQRLEEYFQHAWSYTNGIDMNAVLKGFPDCLQADICLHLNRSLLQHCKAFRGASAGCLRALAVKFRTTHAPPGDTLLHAGDVLTALYFISRGSIEILRNNLVLAILGKNDVFGEPIHLFARAGKSSADVRALTYCDLHRIQRTDLLEVLESYPEFSRHFWANLEITFNLRDTSMTQNSRSGQELAASGCPRRTMLPIRTKTEGSEQPNRGRKLSGVWSDALPGAMCGVGREKRHNTSPTHSVQSDQEHTTTFPRVIELSPLKCSTTQSDFLIIQGSESQRESGHTGSTGPFSNIFSFWAGPTPHLQQDICTQPAVTPHSGPQSVSTANRTQWVNINRRLQLLQKQLTRLESQVMADISTILQRLQRPLVLTPPAYSPMSIGCPQPPDGCQGSPTATESLIQGDAGQNLGPFCDGDPWGSHKLDGCGPHPMQREVTGGWAQTDQDSGHPGRRQSMPEQRAVPWNVLEPRRFTSNPGS; encoded by the exons ATGCAGGCTGGAAGGAGAAGGTTTCAGAACCCTGGTTTACTGCAG GTGTTGTCTCTCGGAGCTGATGTTCTTCCCGAGTATAAACTCCAGGCTCCACGGATTCACAAGTGGACCATTCTCCATTACAGCCCCTTCAAGGCAGTGTGGGATTGGCTGATACTCCTGCTGGTGATCTACACTGCCATCTTCACGCCCTACTCTGCCGCCTTCTTGCTGAATGACCAGGAGGAGGTGAGGCGGAGGGACTGTGGTTACTCCTGTAACCCTCTCAGTGTAGTGGACCTGATGGTGGACATCATGTTCATGATCGACATCTTCATCAACTTCCGCACCACCTATGTCAATGGCAATGATGAGGTGGTCAGTAACCCGGCCAGAATCGCCATCCACTACTTCAAGGGCTGGTTCCTCATTGACATGGTGGCTGCCATCCCCTTCGATCTGCTCATCTTCCGCTCTGGTTCTGAGGAG ACAACCACTCTGATTGGCTTGCTGAAGACCGCACGCCTCCTGCGTTTGGTGCGTGTAGCTCGTAAGCTGGACCGGTACTCGGAGTACGGGGCGGCCGTACTGTTCCTGCTGATGTGCACCTTTGCCCTGATTGCTCACTGGCTGGCTTGTATCTGGTACGCCATCGGGAACGTGGAGCGCACTTTCCTGCAGCCCAGGATCGGCTGGCTGGACTCGCTGGGAGACCAGATCGGCAAACAGTACCACGAGAATGACACCTCCTCAggccccaccatcaaggacaagtACGTCACCGCACTCTACTTCACCTTCAGTAGCTTAACCAGCGTGGGCTTTGGCAACGTCTCTCCCAACACCAACTCTGAGAAAATCTTCACCATCTGCGTCATGCTCATTGGCT ccctcatGTACGCCAGCATTTTTGGCAATGTCTCTGCCATCATCCAGCGCCTGTACTCGGGCACCGCCCGATACCACACCCAGATGTTACGGATCCGGGAGTTCATCCGCTTCCACCAGATCCCCAATCCCCTGCGCCAGCGACTGGAGGAGTATTTCCAGCATGCCTGGTCTTACACCAACGGCATCGACATGAATGCG GTGTTGAAGGGTTTCCCTGACTGCCTCCAGGCTGACATCTGCCTCCACCTGAACCGCAGCCTCCTACAGCACTGCAAGGCATTCCGCGGTGCCTCTGCTGGCTGCCTCCGGGCTCTGGCTGTCAAGTTCAGGACCACACATGCCCCACCAGGAGACACGCTGCTCCATGCTGGCGACGTCCTCACAGCCCTTTACTTCATCTCCCGTGGTTCCATTGAGATCCTGCGAAACAACCTGGTTCTGGCCATTCTCG GAAAGAACGACGTGTTTGGGGAGCCCATCCACCTGTTTGCCCGCGCGGGTAAGTCGAGTGCGGACGTGAGGGCGCTGACCTACTGTGACCTGCACCGGATTCAACGCACGGACCTTCTGGAGGTTCTGGAATCCTACCCCGAGTTCTCCAGGCACTTCTGGGCGAACCTGGAGATTACCTTCAACCTGCGAGAT ACCTCAATGACGCAGAACTCCAGGTCGGGTCAGGAGTTAGCGGCATCTGGCTGTCCACGCAGGACTATGCTTCCAATCCGGACGAAGACTGAGG GCAGTGAACAGCCGAACAGGGGCCGAAAGCTCTCGGGCGTGTGGAGTGACGCTCTTCCAGGAGCCATGTGTGGAGTGGGCAGAGAGAAGAGGCACAATACCTCGCCCACTCACTCTGTGCAGAGTGACCAGGAGCACACCACCACCTTCCCCAGGGTCATCGAGCTCTCTCCACTCAAGTGTTCCACCACGCAAAGTGACTTCCTCATCATCCAGGGAAGTGAATCGCAGAGAGAAAGTGGCCATACCGGCAGCACAG GACCTTTCTCCAACATCTTCAGTTTCTGGGCTGGACCAACTCCCCACCTGCAGCAGGACATCTGCACCCAACCAGCAGTCACTCCTCATTCTGGCCCCCAGTCAGTGTCCACTGCCAACCGGACCCAGTGGGTCAACATCAACCGCAGGCTCCAGCTCCTGCAGAAACAGCTAACCAG ACTAGAGTCCCAGGTCATGGCTGATATCTCCACCATTCTGCAGCGGCTGCAGAGACCCCTGGTCCTGACGCCTCCGGCCTACAGCCCCATGTCGATTGGCTGCCCTCAGCCACCCGATGGGTGTCAGGGCTCACCGACAGCTACGGAGTCACTCATTCAG ggCGATGCAGGGCAGAATTTGGGCCCTTTCTGTGACGGAGATCCGTGGGGGAGCCACAAGTTGGATGGGTGTGGCCCCCATCCCATGCAGCGTGAAGTGACAGGAGGCTGGGCACAGACTGATCAAGACTCAGGACACCCTGGACGTCGGCAATCAATGCCCGAGCAGCGGGCAGTCCCCTGGAACGTTCTGGAGCCCCGTAGGTTTACCTCCAACCCCGGCAGCTAA
- the LOC140727475 gene encoding voltage-gated inwardly rectifying potassium channel KCNH2-like isoform X2, which produces MDRVSMNTVQISDRKFIIGNARVSNCAIIFCNDAFCQMCGYSRAEIIQKPATCDFLYGSRTKRSATLQITQALHSSQGRKVELLLYRKDGSCFLCLVDVVPVRCERGSVIMFILNFEATMEEVMLDAGWKEKVSEPWFTAEAVKGVLRAQLSSSTSDTDLVKPRAVRKISQITLNFKDLEGDQITLPATTDKDIIAPKVRERSHNVTDKVTQVLSLGADVLPEYKLQAPRIHKWTILHYSPFKAVWDWLILLLVIYTAIFTPYSAAFLLNDQEEVRRRDCGYSCNPLSVVDLMVDIMFMIDIFINFRTTYVNGNDEVVSNPARIAIHYFKGWFLIDMVAAIPFDLLIFRSGSEETTTLIGLLKTARLLRLVRVARKLDRYSEYGAAVLFLLMCTFALIAHWLACIWYAIGNVERTFLQPRIGWLDSLGDQIGKQYHENDTSSGPTIKDKYVTALYFTFSSLTSVGFGNVSPNTNSEKIFTICVMLIGSLMYASIFGNVSAIIQRLYSGTARYHTQMLRIREFIRFHQIPNPLRQRLEEYFQHAWSYTNGIDMNAVLKGFPDCLQADICLHLNRSLLQHCKAFRGASAGCLRALAVKFRTTHAPPGDTLLHAGDVLTALYFISRGSIEILRNNLVLAILGKNDVFGEPIHLFARAGKSSADVRALTYCDLHRIQRTDLLEVLESYPEFSRHFWANLEITFNLRDTSMTQNSRSGQELAASGCPRRTMLPIRTKTEGSEQPNRGRKLSGVWSDALPGAMCGVGREKRHNTSPTHSVQSDQEHTTTFPRVIELSPLKCSTTQSDFLIIQGSESQRESGHTGSTGPFSNIFSFWAGPTPHLQQDICTQPAVTPHSGPQSVSTANRTQWVNINRRLQLLQKQLTRLESQVMADISTILQRLQRPLVLTPPAYSPMSIGCPQPPDGCQGSPTATESLIQGDAGQNLGPFCDGDPWGSHKLDGCGPHPMQREVTGGWAQTDQDSGHPGRRQSMPEQRAVPWNVLEPRRFTSNPGS; this is translated from the exons ATGTGGTCCCCGTGCGCTGTGAGAGAGGATCTGTCATCATGTTCATCCTGAACTTTGAGGCGACCATGGAGGAGGTGATGTTGGATGCAGGCTGGAAGGAGAAGGTTTCAGAACCCTGGTTTACTGCAG AGGCGGTGAAGGGTGTGCTAAGAGCCCAGCTTTCCAGCTCCACTTCGGACACTGACCTGGTGAAGCCCCGTGCAGTCAGGAAGATCTCACAGATCACCCTCAACTTTAAGGACCTGGAAGGGGATCAGATCACCCTGCCAGCCACCACTGACAAGGACATCATTGCTCCCAAGGTCAGGGAGAGGAGTCACAATGTCACCGACAAGGTCACCCAG GTGTTGTCTCTCGGAGCTGATGTTCTTCCCGAGTATAAACTCCAGGCTCCACGGATTCACAAGTGGACCATTCTCCATTACAGCCCCTTCAAGGCAGTGTGGGATTGGCTGATACTCCTGCTGGTGATCTACACTGCCATCTTCACGCCCTACTCTGCCGCCTTCTTGCTGAATGACCAGGAGGAGGTGAGGCGGAGGGACTGTGGTTACTCCTGTAACCCTCTCAGTGTAGTGGACCTGATGGTGGACATCATGTTCATGATCGACATCTTCATCAACTTCCGCACCACCTATGTCAATGGCAATGATGAGGTGGTCAGTAACCCGGCCAGAATCGCCATCCACTACTTCAAGGGCTGGTTCCTCATTGACATGGTGGCTGCCATCCCCTTCGATCTGCTCATCTTCCGCTCTGGTTCTGAGGAG ACAACCACTCTGATTGGCTTGCTGAAGACCGCACGCCTCCTGCGTTTGGTGCGTGTAGCTCGTAAGCTGGACCGGTACTCGGAGTACGGGGCGGCCGTACTGTTCCTGCTGATGTGCACCTTTGCCCTGATTGCTCACTGGCTGGCTTGTATCTGGTACGCCATCGGGAACGTGGAGCGCACTTTCCTGCAGCCCAGGATCGGCTGGCTGGACTCGCTGGGAGACCAGATCGGCAAACAGTACCACGAGAATGACACCTCCTCAggccccaccatcaaggacaagtACGTCACCGCACTCTACTTCACCTTCAGTAGCTTAACCAGCGTGGGCTTTGGCAACGTCTCTCCCAACACCAACTCTGAGAAAATCTTCACCATCTGCGTCATGCTCATTGGCT ccctcatGTACGCCAGCATTTTTGGCAATGTCTCTGCCATCATCCAGCGCCTGTACTCGGGCACCGCCCGATACCACACCCAGATGTTACGGATCCGGGAGTTCATCCGCTTCCACCAGATCCCCAATCCCCTGCGCCAGCGACTGGAGGAGTATTTCCAGCATGCCTGGTCTTACACCAACGGCATCGACATGAATGCG GTGTTGAAGGGTTTCCCTGACTGCCTCCAGGCTGACATCTGCCTCCACCTGAACCGCAGCCTCCTACAGCACTGCAAGGCATTCCGCGGTGCCTCTGCTGGCTGCCTCCGGGCTCTGGCTGTCAAGTTCAGGACCACACATGCCCCACCAGGAGACACGCTGCTCCATGCTGGCGACGTCCTCACAGCCCTTTACTTCATCTCCCGTGGTTCCATTGAGATCCTGCGAAACAACCTGGTTCTGGCCATTCTCG GAAAGAACGACGTGTTTGGGGAGCCCATCCACCTGTTTGCCCGCGCGGGTAAGTCGAGTGCGGACGTGAGGGCGCTGACCTACTGTGACCTGCACCGGATTCAACGCACGGACCTTCTGGAGGTTCTGGAATCCTACCCCGAGTTCTCCAGGCACTTCTGGGCGAACCTGGAGATTACCTTCAACCTGCGAGAT ACCTCAATGACGCAGAACTCCAGGTCGGGTCAGGAGTTAGCGGCATCTGGCTGTCCACGCAGGACTATGCTTCCAATCCGGACGAAGACTGAGG GCAGTGAACAGCCGAACAGGGGCCGAAAGCTCTCGGGCGTGTGGAGTGACGCTCTTCCAGGAGCCATGTGTGGAGTGGGCAGAGAGAAGAGGCACAATACCTCGCCCACTCACTCTGTGCAGAGTGACCAGGAGCACACCACCACCTTCCCCAGGGTCATCGAGCTCTCTCCACTCAAGTGTTCCACCACGCAAAGTGACTTCCTCATCATCCAGGGAAGTGAATCGCAGAGAGAAAGTGGCCATACCGGCAGCACAG GACCTTTCTCCAACATCTTCAGTTTCTGGGCTGGACCAACTCCCCACCTGCAGCAGGACATCTGCACCCAACCAGCAGTCACTCCTCATTCTGGCCCCCAGTCAGTGTCCACTGCCAACCGGACCCAGTGGGTCAACATCAACCGCAGGCTCCAGCTCCTGCAGAAACAGCTAACCAG ACTAGAGTCCCAGGTCATGGCTGATATCTCCACCATTCTGCAGCGGCTGCAGAGACCCCTGGTCCTGACGCCTCCGGCCTACAGCCCCATGTCGATTGGCTGCCCTCAGCCACCCGATGGGTGTCAGGGCTCACCGACAGCTACGGAGTCACTCATTCAG ggCGATGCAGGGCAGAATTTGGGCCCTTTCTGTGACGGAGATCCGTGGGGGAGCCACAAGTTGGATGGGTGTGGCCCCCATCCCATGCAGCGTGAAGTGACAGGAGGCTGGGCACAGACTGATCAAGACTCAGGACACCCTGGACGTCGGCAATCAATGCCCGAGCAGCGGGCAGTCCCCTGGAACGTTCTGGAGCCCCGTAGGTTTACCTCCAACCCCGGCAGCTAA
- the LOC140727475 gene encoding voltage-gated inwardly rectifying potassium channel KCNH2-like isoform X3, translating to MSVKGWDAPIAEGPKGVAEHRGEKMRRGVRISSIVAHEVLSLGADVLPEYKLQAPRIHKWTILHYSPFKAVWDWLILLLVIYTAIFTPYSAAFLLNDQEEVRRRDCGYSCNPLSVVDLMVDIMFMIDIFINFRTTYVNGNDEVVSNPARIAIHYFKGWFLIDMVAAIPFDLLIFRSGSEETTTLIGLLKTARLLRLVRVARKLDRYSEYGAAVLFLLMCTFALIAHWLACIWYAIGNVERTFLQPRIGWLDSLGDQIGKQYHENDTSSGPTIKDKYVTALYFTFSSLTSVGFGNVSPNTNSEKIFTICVMLIGSLMYASIFGNVSAIIQRLYSGTARYHTQMLRIREFIRFHQIPNPLRQRLEEYFQHAWSYTNGIDMNAVLKGFPDCLQADICLHLNRSLLQHCKAFRGASAGCLRALAVKFRTTHAPPGDTLLHAGDVLTALYFISRGSIEILRNNLVLAILGKNDVFGEPIHLFARAGKSSADVRALTYCDLHRIQRTDLLEVLESYPEFSRHFWANLEITFNLRDTSMTQNSRSGQELAASGCPRRTMLPIRTKTEGSEQPNRGRKLSGVWSDALPGAMCGVGREKRHNTSPTHSVQSDQEHTTTFPRVIELSPLKCSTTQSDFLIIQGSESQRESGHTGSTGPFSNIFSFWAGPTPHLQQDICTQPAVTPHSGPQSVSTANRTQWVNINRRLQLLQKQLTRLESQVMADISTILQRLQRPLVLTPPAYSPMSIGCPQPPDGCQGSPTATESLIQGDAGQNLGPFCDGDPWGSHKLDGCGPHPMQREVTGGWAQTDQDSGHPGRRQSMPEQRAVPWNVLEPRRFTSNPGS from the exons atgtCAGTGAAAGGCTGGGATGCTCCAATTGCCGAAGGGCCTAAGGGAGTTGCGGAACATCGGGGTGAGAAGATGAGGAGAGGggtccggatttccagcattgtaGCTCACGAG GTGTTGTCTCTCGGAGCTGATGTTCTTCCCGAGTATAAACTCCAGGCTCCACGGATTCACAAGTGGACCATTCTCCATTACAGCCCCTTCAAGGCAGTGTGGGATTGGCTGATACTCCTGCTGGTGATCTACACTGCCATCTTCACGCCCTACTCTGCCGCCTTCTTGCTGAATGACCAGGAGGAGGTGAGGCGGAGGGACTGTGGTTACTCCTGTAACCCTCTCAGTGTAGTGGACCTGATGGTGGACATCATGTTCATGATCGACATCTTCATCAACTTCCGCACCACCTATGTCAATGGCAATGATGAGGTGGTCAGTAACCCGGCCAGAATCGCCATCCACTACTTCAAGGGCTGGTTCCTCATTGACATGGTGGCTGCCATCCCCTTCGATCTGCTCATCTTCCGCTCTGGTTCTGAGGAG ACAACCACTCTGATTGGCTTGCTGAAGACCGCACGCCTCCTGCGTTTGGTGCGTGTAGCTCGTAAGCTGGACCGGTACTCGGAGTACGGGGCGGCCGTACTGTTCCTGCTGATGTGCACCTTTGCCCTGATTGCTCACTGGCTGGCTTGTATCTGGTACGCCATCGGGAACGTGGAGCGCACTTTCCTGCAGCCCAGGATCGGCTGGCTGGACTCGCTGGGAGACCAGATCGGCAAACAGTACCACGAGAATGACACCTCCTCAggccccaccatcaaggacaagtACGTCACCGCACTCTACTTCACCTTCAGTAGCTTAACCAGCGTGGGCTTTGGCAACGTCTCTCCCAACACCAACTCTGAGAAAATCTTCACCATCTGCGTCATGCTCATTGGCT ccctcatGTACGCCAGCATTTTTGGCAATGTCTCTGCCATCATCCAGCGCCTGTACTCGGGCACCGCCCGATACCACACCCAGATGTTACGGATCCGGGAGTTCATCCGCTTCCACCAGATCCCCAATCCCCTGCGCCAGCGACTGGAGGAGTATTTCCAGCATGCCTGGTCTTACACCAACGGCATCGACATGAATGCG GTGTTGAAGGGTTTCCCTGACTGCCTCCAGGCTGACATCTGCCTCCACCTGAACCGCAGCCTCCTACAGCACTGCAAGGCATTCCGCGGTGCCTCTGCTGGCTGCCTCCGGGCTCTGGCTGTCAAGTTCAGGACCACACATGCCCCACCAGGAGACACGCTGCTCCATGCTGGCGACGTCCTCACAGCCCTTTACTTCATCTCCCGTGGTTCCATTGAGATCCTGCGAAACAACCTGGTTCTGGCCATTCTCG GAAAGAACGACGTGTTTGGGGAGCCCATCCACCTGTTTGCCCGCGCGGGTAAGTCGAGTGCGGACGTGAGGGCGCTGACCTACTGTGACCTGCACCGGATTCAACGCACGGACCTTCTGGAGGTTCTGGAATCCTACCCCGAGTTCTCCAGGCACTTCTGGGCGAACCTGGAGATTACCTTCAACCTGCGAGAT ACCTCAATGACGCAGAACTCCAGGTCGGGTCAGGAGTTAGCGGCATCTGGCTGTCCACGCAGGACTATGCTTCCAATCCGGACGAAGACTGAGG GCAGTGAACAGCCGAACAGGGGCCGAAAGCTCTCGGGCGTGTGGAGTGACGCTCTTCCAGGAGCCATGTGTGGAGTGGGCAGAGAGAAGAGGCACAATACCTCGCCCACTCACTCTGTGCAGAGTGACCAGGAGCACACCACCACCTTCCCCAGGGTCATCGAGCTCTCTCCACTCAAGTGTTCCACCACGCAAAGTGACTTCCTCATCATCCAGGGAAGTGAATCGCAGAGAGAAAGTGGCCATACCGGCAGCACAG GACCTTTCTCCAACATCTTCAGTTTCTGGGCTGGACCAACTCCCCACCTGCAGCAGGACATCTGCACCCAACCAGCAGTCACTCCTCATTCTGGCCCCCAGTCAGTGTCCACTGCCAACCGGACCCAGTGGGTCAACATCAACCGCAGGCTCCAGCTCCTGCAGAAACAGCTAACCAG ACTAGAGTCCCAGGTCATGGCTGATATCTCCACCATTCTGCAGCGGCTGCAGAGACCCCTGGTCCTGACGCCTCCGGCCTACAGCCCCATGTCGATTGGCTGCCCTCAGCCACCCGATGGGTGTCAGGGCTCACCGACAGCTACGGAGTCACTCATTCAG ggCGATGCAGGGCAGAATTTGGGCCCTTTCTGTGACGGAGATCCGTGGGGGAGCCACAAGTTGGATGGGTGTGGCCCCCATCCCATGCAGCGTGAAGTGACAGGAGGCTGGGCACAGACTGATCAAGACTCAGGACACCCTGGACGTCGGCAATCAATGCCCGAGCAGCGGGCAGTCCCCTGGAACGTTCTGGAGCCCCGTAGGTTTACCTCCAACCCCGGCAGCTAA